The Lewinellaceae bacterium nucleotide sequence GCAAGATGAAGAAAATGACGCAAAATGTTATTGTTTTTGCAAAGGTAAGAAAATGACTGGATTAGAAGAGTGTTCCAGGGGTTCAAGTGGAGCGCAGCGACATCCAGCACAGTAGGTCGGGAGAGTTCCAATCTTCCTCAATCTCTTTCAATCTTCATCCCGGCATTCAAGGGGTTCTGACCCAATTATGTCCTTTGTGGTGTCAAACTATGGTTACGGGAGTTAATCCACGATTTCTTTATGCAAACCAGCGTAAGACAATTTAAGTAGTTCAGCTTCAGGAAGTGGAGGCAGTGGCCTTTCCTTATTCTTTTGAAAATGCTGGGCACGGCGCAGGATTTTATCGAGCATACGAATGGTGGTTTCAATGTAAGGCCCTTTGTTGAGCATCACACACTGCGCTCTTTGGCCCATGGCCGAATCGGTAATCTCGGCACGCGTGGGCACTCCTTTTTTAGCGAGTGTTTCCAGTACCTGGGTGGCCCACACATCGGGCACATGGGCCGCTTCACTGATCCGAAGGATTTCTTCCTGGATGCCGGCGAAATTTTTCCAACCTGTTTCGATGGCCAGGTCCCCGCGTGCGATCAGGAGCCCGATGGGGTAAGTGCGCATGGCCTGCAACAAAATTTCCGGAAGGTTACGATACCCTTTTTGGGTTTCAATTTTGAGAATGATTCCAGGGCGGGACTCGTACTTTTCCAGTTCTTCCAGAAGAATTTTTACATCTTCAGGGGTATTAACAAATGAAAAATTGATCGCATCGGCATTATTGGCAACGAAGGCCAGGTCAATTTTATCTTTTTCCGTTAGCCCGCTGATGCTCAGGTCGCTTTCAGGTAAGTTTATGCCCTTGTCAGCCCTCAATTTTCCTCCTTTGTTTTTGGTATGAATGATTTCAATGAGTAATGATTCTTCATCCGCCTGTTTAATTACGCCTTCCATTTTACCATCATCAAAAAAGATGGGCTCGCCGACTTTAATATCCTTAAAAACTTCAGGAAGGGTACAGGAAATATGGGCAGGGTGAATAACATTTCCATTTTTATCCTCAACAGCGTCTTCCCCGGGAGCGGGATCCTTATGGAGGACAAGGTAATCTCCCGGATGGAGTAAAATGGCTTTTTCAAGAGGAAGCAACCCACTGGGCCGGCTCACCTGCTTACCTGATTGTTTTACTTTTTTTAATTCCAGTGTGGTTCCTGCCGTGAGATAGGATGATTGGTCACATACGCCCCAAACGCCATTGCCCTGTTTCTTCTCGACCAAAATCTTCCTTTTTTTACCCCTGCTGTCGGTAAAATGAATGGTATTACCGCGTTTTATCTTATCAAACCAAATCTCATCCACCTGCAAAATATTATCAGCGGTATGATCAGGAGGCATTATTCCGGGAGGAGCGATCCAAATTTTTGCAGGGTGCGATATTTGCCCCAATTCGTCTTTTTTAGGCTTTATTTGAATGACTTCAGGGCCTGGCATCATCGCCCCCGTTCGCAATTTTGGCCCGGCGAGGTCCATTACGATCTTGCATTTTTTGCGTTGCAGGATATTGGCTTTTTTTACATTTTCTATCATCTTTCCCCACATTTCCTGGTCACCATGGGCACAATTGATCCTGGCGCTATTCATGCCATGTTTGATCAACCCACTGACAAAAGCATATTCTTCAGCAGCGGTATCCGGCAAGGTTACCATGATACGGGTTCGCCTTTTACGTGACTTGTAACCAAAGAGCAATTTGGTGTTTTTGGAAAGTATTTTCTGGCTTTTTTCTATGGAAATAATCCCCATACGATTTTCATGAACCGCCTCTCCTTTCAAGTGATTCAATATCGTCTTTAAGGCAAGCAGACTCTTAAAAACATGCGCTTCAATATTGGAAAGCGAAGGCAAACCGCTATTGCGTAACTCTTCCTGTAATGTTATGATATCAAAACTCCTGAAAGCCAGGTAGTGGAGCAGATTCAAGGCACTCATTTTGTACACGGGGTGCACCGGTTCCAGTTGAGAGGCATAAATTTTTTCCATTTCACGAGCCTTTTGAAGAATGGCTTCAATCTGGTGGTTTAATAAATTTATCTTCTCCGTTGTTAGTAACATGCCATTTTCTTGAAGTCATGAATATAGAAAAAAGTATAACAAACCTGGGCAATAAAAGATCTTTGAAAAAGGAAGACTTGAACCTCGAGGCCGACTTTTGCCTTTTTTCGGTTTGCTGACTCCAGCCCTCAGTCTTTTCCTGACCTTAGAAAAAACATCGATTTGTTGTTCCCTCAAAATTAAAAAACCTGCTCCATAAAAAGGAAAAAACTTTCGGTTTAGGAAAAATGATGAATAATGTCCCCCTCTTTTTAAACTTTTCTCTCCTTTTTTGGCTTAAACATTTTATTTGTTGCAAATTTGCGCAATGAACATCAATACTAATAAGAACTAATAAGAACTAATAAGATAAATTATGGCAGAAATAATTCGGATGCCGCTGATGAGCGATACCATGGAGGAAGGGAATATTGTAGGGTGGCTGAAAGAAGTGGGCGATACTATAACGGCCGGTGATACGCTCGCCGAAGTGGAAACAGATAAGGCTACAATGGAGCTGGACACTTATGTCGACGGCGTTTTATTGCATATTGCCGTTAAAGAAGGTCCCGTTCCTGTTGACGGAATTATTGCAGTGATCGGGAAAAAAGGAGAAGACTGGAAAGCTGCTATTGCCGCTGCAGAAGGGGCAAAAGACAGTACCTCCTCCGAACCTGCAACAGTAGCTGAAGCAACCTCAGCTCCCAAGACGGATCACCAGGAAGCCATACAAGAATCAGCATCTGAAGGTAGTTCCGCTAACGGCAGGATAAAAGCCTCTCCCCTGGCACGTAGCCTTGCAAAAGGCGCAGGAATTGATATCGCCGGGATTAAAGGCAGTGGCGACAACGGCCGCATCGTAAAACGGGATGTTGAAGCAGCTATTCAAACGGGTGGTGCCGCTCCTGGCTTGCCACAAACTGTTCAACACAATTTCCCAGCCCAGGTATTCCAGGAGATGGCCCAGGAGGGAAGTTATGAAGACCTTCCCGTCAGCCAGATGCGCAAAGTGATCGCCCGTCGTTTGGGAGAAAGCAAATTCTCTGCGCCTCATTTCTACCTGACCATGGAGATCGATATGGCCGAAGCCATGAAGGCCAGAAAGCAGATCAATGAAATGATCAATCCATCAAAGATTTCTTTCAATGACCTGGTTATCAAAGCAGCGGCCGGAGCCCTTCGTATGCACCCCGCCGTCAACTCATCATGGCTGGGTGATAAGATAAGAATAAATAAAGATATCAATATCGGGGTAGCCGTTGCCGTTCCTGACGGACTGCTCGTTCCGGTCATCCGTCATTCGGATCGCAAGACGCTTACCCAGATCAACGGGGAAGTGAAAATGCTTGCCGGAAAAGCCAAAGAACGTAAATTACAGCCGGAGGAAATGCAAGGCAATACCTTTACCATTTCTAACCTGGGCATGTTTGGCATTGAAGAATTCACCGCCATCATCAATCCACCTGATGCCTGTATCATGGCTGTTGGAGGGATCATTGAGAAACCGGTTGTCAAAGAAGGAAATATTGTTGTCGGCCATCAAATGAAAGTCACTTTGTCCTGCGATCATCGCGTGGTGGATGGCGCCGTAGGGTCTCAATTCCTACAAACTTTTAAGGCATTGCTGGAAAATCCGGTGCGTCTGTTGGCCTGATTCTTTTAGTTACTTTTATTTTGAGGACACCAAAAGGTGTCGAAATAAAATTCGGATTTTTAAAAAATGATTTTTTTATCGCATTTCTTAAAAATCCGGCTTCGAAAGAAGTCCTGTTTTATTTCGGCACCTTTTTTATTTCCCGCCCGATGGGTTTCTCCTTACAACCGAGAGCAATCAATTGTAAAACAATTAATTACAATTACCACAACGAAACAAAACCCAACCTAATTTTCTCCGTATCCTGCTCCCTTAAGCCCTTAGAGTCCATATCCAAACAAAAGAGAATGTCCCCAAAAACACATTCTCTGCCAAACAACAAATATTGTTTTGTTTTTCAAAAAGCACTCCTTTAATTTTTTATCGTTTTTTCTCTGTTTTAGGCCACATTTTTGCCAACAAAAGGCAAATATTTTCGTTAAAAATGATAGATTTGTAGTGTTTCAAAACACAGGGTCAGGGATGGTTTTTCCTTGATCAGGGGTGTTCATAAAAAGCCAGGATTATGGCAAATAATATAATTTCTTTTGAATTTTCAACCAAAAGAAATTTTTCTTCTCAAAAGAAAATATCAGGCAACCCCTCGTTGCTCCAAAAAATTTTACGCCATTCCCTGCCCTCCTACCGAAATATAAACATATTTTTTTCACATAATAAAACCAGGTTATGTCAACAGCAACAACGTCCCCCGTATTCAAAAAATTCATGGAATATGCAAAAAAATGCAATCCAAATGAACCTGAATTCCTACAAGCCGTAACGGAAGTTTTTGAAAGTGTCATTCCTTACGTTGAGGAGCATCCGGAATATATGAATGCCAAAATTCTGGAACGAATGATCGAACCTGAAAGGGTTATCATGTTTCGTGTTCCATGGATCGATGACAAAGGAGAATTCCAGGTTAACAGAGGTTATCGTATAGAAATGAACAGCGCCATTGGGCCTTACAAAGGCGGGCTTCGTTTTCACCCTAGTGTTAATTTGAGCATCTTGAAATTCCTCGCTTTTGAACAGGTTTTCAAAAACAGTCTCACCACCCTTCCTATGGGCGGTGGTAAAGGAGGCTCTGATTTCGATCCTAAAGGAAAATCAGATAATGAAGTAATGCGTTTTTGCCAGAGTTTTATGACCGAGCTGAGCCGCCACATCGGTGCACAAACCGACGTTCCTGCCGGTGATATCGGAGTGGGAGGTAGAGAAATAGGTTTTCTTTTTGGCCAGTATAAGCGCCTCAGAAATGAATTCACCGGAGTGCTGACCGGCAAAGGACTGACCTACGGAGGAAGTTTGATCCGTCCGGAAGCCACTGGTTACGGAACCGTTTACTTCGCAGAAGAAATGCTGAAATTGGAAGGAGATAATTTAAAAGGAAAAGTGGTTTCCATTTCAGGTTCAGGAAACGTAGCTCAATATGCAGCAGAAAAAGTGATTGAGTTGGGAGGAAAGGTCGTTACGCTTTCTGATTCTACCGGTTTTATTCACGATCCTGACGGCATCAACAAAGAAAAACTCGATTTCGTCTTTGAACTGAAAAACGTTCGTCGCGGAAGAATCAAAGAATATGCTGACAAATTCAATGCCAACTACTACGAAGGACAGCGTCCCTGGGGGATCAAAGTAGATATCGCACTGCCTTGTGCCACTCAGAACGAGTTGGACGAAAACGATGCCCAGGTATTGGTTACCAATGGCTGTAAACTCGTGGCCGAAGGAGCCAACATGCCTACCACTCCGGGGGGCGTGGAAGTATTTGAAAATGCAGGAGTACTTTATGCTCCGGGCAAAGCTTCCAATGCAGGGGGTGTAGCTACTTCAGGTTTGGAAATGGCCCAAAATGCTTCGCACAGCCACTGGAGCCGCGAGGAAGTTGATAAGCGCCTGCACCAGATCATGAAAGATATCCACACCCAATGTGTCACTCACGGAAGAGTAGGAAAAAGAATTGATTACGTAAAAGGAGCCAACGTCGCCGGTTTCATCAAAGTGGCCGACGCCATGATGGAACAGGGATTGGTATAAAATGTTTTTTATCGCAGTAGCGCAGGTAAATGAGTTTTGTGTTCATTTTTTCCTGTGCTTCATGCCCTGAATAAAAAAGCCAGGCGATGGTAATATCGTCTGGCTTTTGATTTTTTTAATCCATCCTTTTTTAATTTTTGGTTCTAAATTTTATTGAGGCGTCCCCTTAAAACAACCAATATTGTAAGGAAAATCATAGGTCCAGTGATAATGGTATAAGGTAACCATCTCTCCATCCCAGAGCACTGGATGTGTATGACCATGACATTCATCTAAATCTGCTGAGGAGAGTAACTCCCCATCTTCGCCATAAGGGCCATAAATACCAAAACCGTCTAACATATAACCCATAAGGGCTGAATGACCTGAAGTGTGAGGGTGTATATGATCCTGAAGATCTTCGGATGGAAAATGGTAATGATATCTTTCCGTCCCATCTGTGTGTCCGCCAAATCTATCCAACATTTCATGGGCAGCCGCATCATTCCCGAGGGTTGATGATCCATGGTATATTGCACTTCCGCTTAATGAAATACCCGATGGGCCAAAAAAGACACAATCTGGCTCCTGAGCTACTTCAGGCATGGCTGGTAAAACATAATATACTTCATGTGCTGAAATGATATTCGGATTTCCATCATATTGATAGGCAGCACTCCCCGGCGTTATGGGGAAAATGCCGGTTGGATGATCTGGTAAGGCATTGCCTGTTATAATACGATTGCCATTACCATCTAATGATACGTTGAATTCGCTTATCCATGTAACCTCCCCTTGCACCAAAGGTTTTCTGGTATAATCCCAGGTACCATCAAGGTTTGTCCAATCGGTTGCATCAGCATTTCCAGCGCCATTGGAAGGAAGTCCGCAAAGCCATAAGGATAGAAAATCTGGTTGCGCATCCCCCTGGTTTCTAATCAGGATATTAGGGCCTCCAAAAGGCAAATGGGTCAGATCCAACAGCTCAGGAGTGGCAGGATCTACGATATCATCGGATGGCTTACAGCTCATAATTGTCAATGAAATGATCAAAAAGAAAATGCCAGCCGATTGGAATAGATCACTGAATTTTAGGTTCATCATTAATTATTTAAGGTGTCGCCATAAGACTTTCTACCGACCAAAAGGTTTAATCGGAGCATATTCTAAATGTTGGATTAATTAGTCTATATTTTATTTTCTTTGTGAGTTTTAATTTCTTCCATTCACTCTTTGCAATTTCTGCAGTTAAATCTGTCTTAATTGTTTTAAACTATTTAATTGTATTAATTGCAGCTTGGAGAGATTTCTTTGCCCATATAACCAATTGATCTTTATCCTCAATTATTTCAACTGGAGCTTCATAAAAATGAAGCTTTCGGGAATTATCTTTTCCGTAGGTGTATTGTGGCATATTATATTTCACGAAGTCATCAATATTACTTTTGTCTACTTTCATCCATAATTTATCATGTTTAATTTTTGCAAAAGCCACACCTTTACTCATCAAAGCTGTACCTCCGAATTGATTTTTAATTTCAAACTCTCCAAAACCAGCGAGTTGGTCAAGAATGAAATTTTTATAATCTTCATTTAGTGCCATAGCAGTCATTAGTTTAAGGTAACTACTTTATCTAATTCCAAAATGGTTTTCTCAACAACCCGTTCTCCGGTCTCAATGTATTTTTTATGACCAGCTACAACCGAATTCCAGAGTTTTATGTTCATTTTTTTTACCATTAAAACATTCATTACATCGAAGAATGCGTTTTTCATGTCATAGTTAAGGTCAGCGCGCAGAATGGTTTTCCCATTTTCAGTACGAATGGCAAAATCTGCTTTCATTGTATTAATGCCTGGCATCTTCTTTAATTCAAACACTTCAATAGAAAGAGATTCTCCTTCTTTCCATGCAGTTACTTTTTCTTCAGCTGTAGCTCCATTCATTGCAAAATCGCAATGGCGAGTGGCACCAATACCTTCTTGTTGTTGGGAGGTAACGTGTGATTTTAATACTCCGGGACTTGCATGGCAGATGTCACCAAACTT carries:
- a CDS encoding pyruvate dehydrogenase complex dihydrolipoamide acetyltransferase, with protein sequence MAEIIRMPLMSDTMEEGNIVGWLKEVGDTITAGDTLAEVETDKATMELDTYVDGVLLHIAVKEGPVPVDGIIAVIGKKGEDWKAAIAAAEGAKDSTSSEPATVAEATSAPKTDHQEAIQESASEGSSANGRIKASPLARSLAKGAGIDIAGIKGSGDNGRIVKRDVEAAIQTGGAAPGLPQTVQHNFPAQVFQEMAQEGSYEDLPVSQMRKVIARRLGESKFSAPHFYLTMEIDMAEAMKARKQINEMINPSKISFNDLVIKAAAGALRMHPAVNSSWLGDKIRINKDINIGVAVAVPDGLLVPVIRHSDRKTLTQINGEVKMLAGKAKERKLQPEEMQGNTFTISNLGMFGIEEFTAIINPPDACIMAVGGIIEKPVVKEGNIVVGHQMKVTLSCDHRVVDGAVGSQFLQTFKALLENPVRLLA
- the gdhA gene encoding NADP-specific glutamate dehydrogenase; translation: MSTATTSPVFKKFMEYAKKCNPNEPEFLQAVTEVFESVIPYVEEHPEYMNAKILERMIEPERVIMFRVPWIDDKGEFQVNRGYRIEMNSAIGPYKGGLRFHPSVNLSILKFLAFEQVFKNSLTTLPMGGGKGGSDFDPKGKSDNEVMRFCQSFMTELSRHIGAQTDVPAGDIGVGGREIGFLFGQYKRLRNEFTGVLTGKGLTYGGSLIRPEATGYGTVYFAEEMLKLEGDNLKGKVVSISGSGNVAQYAAEKVIELGGKVVTLSDSTGFIHDPDGINKEKLDFVFELKNVRRGRIKEYADKFNANYYEGQRPWGIKVDIALPCATQNELDENDAQVLVTNGCKLVAEGANMPTTPGGVEVFENAGVLYAPGKASNAGGVATSGLEMAQNASHSHWSREEVDKRLHQIMKDIHTQCVTHGRVGKRIDYVKGANVAGFIKVADAMMEQGLV
- a CDS encoding YHYH protein — its product is MSCKPSDDIVDPATPELLDLTHLPFGGPNILIRNQGDAQPDFLSLWLCGLPSNGAGNADATDWTNLDGTWDYTRKPLVQGEVTWISEFNVSLDGNGNRIITGNALPDHPTGIFPITPGSAAYQYDGNPNIISAHEVYYVLPAMPEVAQEPDCVFFGPSGISLSGSAIYHGSSTLGNDAAAHEMLDRFGGHTDGTERYHYHFPSEDLQDHIHPHTSGHSALMGYMLDGFGIYGPYGEDGELLSSADLDECHGHTHPVLWDGEMVTLYHYHWTYDFPYNIGCFKGTPQ
- a CDS encoding TfoX/Sxy family protein, coding for MALNEDYKNFILDQLAGFGEFEIKNQFGGTALMSKGVAFAKIKHDKLWMKVDKSNIDDFVKYNMPQYTYGKDNSRKLHFYEAPVEIIEDKDQLVIWAKKSLQAAINTIK
- a CDS encoding SRPBCC family protein translates to MTTISREIAINATKEEVWKAIAKFGDICHASPGVLKSHVTSQQQEGIGATRHCDFAMNGATAEEKVTAWKEGESLSIEVFELKKMPGINTMKADFAIRTENGKTILRADLNYDMKNAFFDVMNVLMVKKMNIKLWNSVVAGHKKYIETGERVVEKTILELDKVVTLN